Genomic DNA from uncultured Acetobacterium sp.:
GCATTGGCGAGCCAACCATCTACCCGCATTTTAGCGAAGCGGTTGAATTATTTGAAGGCTATCAACTGTTAATCACCAGCAATGGGATTATGACGGAAGAAAATGCCAGAATCCTGTGCGAAAAATTTACCGAGGTTTATTTCTCGGCGGATCAATATCATGAGGATACCCAGGGTGTGAAGGATCAGCTGATCAAGACATTTGAGTATTTTAAGGATTATCATAAAAAGACCCGTTCATCTACGCCAAAGGTTGGGGTTGCCTATGTCCTCACAAAAAGCAATGCCGAGGCATTGTTTGGTATCCTCGATATGATGCGGCATTATGGCTTTCATCGGCTTTCTTTATCTCATCTGCTGCCGATTAATGAAAAGGATTGTGACGACATTTTTTATACCCGTTATGAAAACCCGGAAGGCAAGGCCTATTTAGAAAAGATCTTTACCTATCGTGACATCAAAATAAATATTCCTGACATGGAACTGAAAACTGAGCGACGCTGTACCTTTATCGATAAGGGGTATATTTATGTGGATGCCACCGGTGAGGTGATGTCCTGCTACCGCCTGGCAAACAGTTATAATGAATATGTTTTTGGGGATAAAAAAAGAGTCATTAAACATTCTTTTGGAAATGTCAAAGAAAAATCATTAAAAGAGATTATTGAAGGAAAAGAATATCAGAACTTTTGGAATACGGTCTACAATAATCAATATCCGTCCTGTATCGATTGCGATTTGCGGGGCGGGTGCAGTCTGGTGGAAGATACCAAGTATGACTGTGATTTCAATACCCCATCCT
This window encodes:
- a CDS encoding radical SAM protein is translated as MELKRIYIELTNRCNLNCEMCFRHTWDTVEGDMDLELLKSIREQVKEFPTLKEVFFGGIGEPTIYPHFSEAVELFEGYQLLITSNGIMTEENARILCEKFTEVYFSADQYHEDTQGVKDQLIKTFEYFKDYHKKTRSSTPKVGVAYVLTKSNAEALFGILDMMRHYGFHRLSLSHLLPINEKDCDDIFYTRYENPEGKAYLEKIFTYRDIKINIPDMELKTERRCTFIDKGYIYVDATGEVMSCYRLANSYNEYVFGDKKRVIKHSFGNVKEKSLKEIIEGKEYQNFWNTVYNNQYPSCIDCDLRGGCSLVEDTKYDCDFNTPSCSDCLWVRNFIRCP